The window CAATTTAAACAACTTTGGCATGGATCAAAACTACATTCAGCGTTACCATACAGCATCATCAAATGCAGCTGCATCAAAGTCAATTTGGCTATGTGTTTGGTTATATGTTCCGGCCTCGTTATTGTTTTTTATTATAGGATCTTGCTTATATGCGTTTTATAATGTTCATCCTGAATTAGTAGAAGTCATAAAGCACCAAGTTGCTATTGAGCGGTTGCCCATCCATTCATCAGCAACTAAAATTTTAGAAGTTCAAAATGCATTGCAACCATCAGATTATGGCGACAAAATTATGCCACACTTTATGGTAACTAAAATTCCAATTGGTTTAGTTGGATTAATTGTTTCGGCAATTTTATCAGCAGCTATGAGTACCATTAGTTCAGGCATGAATGCGTCGGCAACTGTATTTTCGGTTGATATTTATAAGCGATATTTTAAACCAAATGTTACTGATAAACAAAATTTATCGCTTTTGCATGTGGCTACAATTGGTTTTGGTTTATTAGGAATGATTGCTGGTATCGCCATGATTGGTGTAAAAAGTATTTTAGACGTTTGGTGGGAATTATCTGGCATTTTTGCAGCTGGAATGCTGGGGTTATTTCTATTAGGAATTATAAGTAAAAAAACTAAAAATCATGAAGCAATTATTGCCACCATGATTGGGATCGCAGTTATAATTTGGTTGACTTTGTCTGCACTTCTGCCTTCAGAATATGAAATGTTTAGAAATCCTTTGCATAAAAATATGACTATCGTTATCGGAACGCTAACCATATTTTTAATGGGTATAACGCTAACAAAATTTAAAAATAGAAAGCTGACAAGTTGAATTCCAGCATAAATTAAACTTCTCCAAAAAAAAATTAAACCATTATTATTACAACTATTAAAATGGAAAACTCAAAAAAAGGGTTCATCCCAGTAATGCTTACGCCTTTTTTAAGCAATGGAAATATTGATTATCCTGCATTAACGCAGCTTACGGAAATTTATCTACAAGCTGGAGCTTCAGGATTATTTGCAAATTGTCTATCCAGTGAGATGTTCGAATTAACGGAAATTGAGCGGATTCAAGCAATAAAACACATTATAAAAGTAGTAAATGGATCTGTACCAGTTGTAGCCACAGGAACCTTTGGCGGGGCGATAAATAAGCAGGCAGATTTCGTAAAAGAAGTAAGTGGTACCGGAGTGGAAGCCGTAATTGCAATTACTGGGTTATTGGCTGAAGAAAATGATTCGGATGAAATTTTTAATGAACGTGTTTTTGAATTGCTAAACAAAACAGAGCAAATTGCTATAGGCTTTTATGAATGCCCAGTTCCTTACAAAAGAGTTTTGAAACCTCAACAACTTGCAAGCTTTGTAAATACCGGAAGGATAATTTATCACAAGGATACCAGCTTAAATCTTAATCAAATTAAGGAGAAATTGAGGTTGACTGAAGGTTCTAACTTTGGCTTGTATGATGCATATATGGTTCACGCCGTTGAATCACTCAAAGCGGGTTCATCAGGCTTGTCGTGCATCCAAGGGAACTATTTTCCAGAATTAATTGTATGGTTGTGCGAACATTATGATGATAAGAACTCAGATCTTCAAGTGCAAATGGTGCAGAACTTTCTGAATGATAACATGGACGTGATGCACAATGTTTATCCTATTGTATCGAAATATTTTTTGCAAAAAAGAGGTCTAAATATTTCTACTTTTACGCGTAGAGACGTTGGGATATTTACCCCTGCTATCGTGAAACAAGTAGATACACTATTTGATGCTTATACTTTATTAAAAAACGATTTAAGTATTGATGTATTTGTATAAAAGGAAATCGCTACTTGTGAAATATTAAAATAACTAACTTAAAATAACTAATTAAGGCATTAATAACATAAAAATTAATTTAAATATTTGCGCTTATAATCAAGTGGTGTCATCCCGGTAACCTTTTTAAAGTGCCTGTAAAAATTAGATACATTATTAAAGCCACAATCAAAACAAATCATTTCGGTAGGTAATTTATTTTCAATTAAAAATCGGCAAGCATGACTAACCCTAATTTCAATAAGAAAATCATAGAATGTTTTCTTGGTCATTAACTTAAAATACCTACAAAAAGAGGTAATGCTTAAATTGCTTAAAGAAGCAACTTCTTCAAGTGTGATATCTTTTTTATAATTGCTTAGCGTATAATTGCAGATTTTATTTATGCGAAGTGTTTCTGATTCATTTGATTGATAGAAAGTATTTTTGCTGTTTACAATGGTTTCATACTCATCTGTTTCTGCTAATATTTGGATAATAGACAGCAAAATAATTATTCGATCCAAATTCGTTGCACTTATAGCCGATTTCATCAATTCAATAAGTTTATCTTTTGCTTTGCCATTGATTACCATTCCACTTTTTGCTTTTTCAAATAACTTCGGAATAAGATAAGCCTCTGGCAAAGTAAGCATATATTTTCCAAGGCAATCTGGTAAAAAATGTACCACCATAGCCTCAGTATTTAGTGCTGCATTGTTTTGAAAATACTCATCTTTGCAACGCCATGTATGTGGTAAATTTTCGCCTATAAGAATCATTTCATCAGGTACGAAATTACTAATGTTATCACCAATAAATCGGACACCTTCACCTTTAATTATGTAATGTAATTCTAGTTCGGGATGGTAGTGCCAAATGTTTCCAAAATCAGGTTTTATATCATGTCGAATACTAAATGAACTTTGCAGCGTAATTGGCACTTTATGAAAATGCGGTTTCATATAGAAATATTTATTTGGTTAAATTTTGCGTTCTTATTTTTGCAAATTAGAAGAACGATTTTGCTAAAGTTAGCGACTTTAATGATAATATCCTATAGCAATTTGATAAAAAGTATTAGGAATTAACGTTTTTGATTGTTGATTTTTGTATATAGCCTCTGTGGCTAAACCAGATATAAACCGGAAAATAAATTTCTATATGAATTATTTATTCAGCAATGAATTATGAAAGAGGGCACTTCAACAAAATTTTCGTGTTTATCTGATCGCATTTTGTTTCTCATAATCAATTCAAGTTGCCTTTTTTATAAGTCAAAAAATACATTAAATCTAATATTTTCGGCACCTATTTTTGATCGCTTATTTCAAGTTAATCGCGAATATTCGTCCAATAAAATATTAGCTTTTTAATCATATAAATTAAATCAAAGAAAAACGTTTTTTAGTTCAAATCTACTTAACATATCTCACATAATTAGTTTCAAAATTATATACCACAAAACTCTATCTAACAATAAAAATTATGAGGTTATCCATTTCAATTTTGTTTTTCATGCTTTTTGCTTTCACCAAAGGTTTTGCCCAAAACAATCCAGTGGCAGATAAAGATGCCTATCAAAAAGTAATTACGGAACGAGCAGATAAAATCGTAGCTAGTATTGGCGTTGAGGCTAATAAAATTGAAAAGGTTAGAAACGTTATTCGCGATCAATACAGCAATCTGAACGATATCTATGCATCAAGGGATTTGAAAGTAAAAGAAATCAAATTGAAAAATGCCGACCAAAAAGTAGAAAGAGATTCAGCCTTGGCAAAAGAAACTCGCAATGTTGAAGCCGCATTAGCCAAATTACACAAAAAATATATTGCTAAACTTTCAGCACATTTAACTGATGATCAAATTGATAAGGTAAAAAATGGCATGACCTATAATATTTTACCAATTACCTATGTAGCTTATCAGGAAGAGATATTAACCTTAACAGAAGCACAAAAAAAACAAATTTTAATTTGGCTCACAGAAGCCAGAGAGCATGCTATTGATGCCGAATCTTCAGATAAAAAACATGCTTGGTTTGGTAAATATAAAGGCAGAATAAATAACTACTTATCAGCAGCAGGCTACGATTTAAAAAAAGAAGGTGTTGAATGGGAGAAAAGAAGAAAAGCCAAAGCGCAGGCTAACTAAAATAAAACGCTATTTTATAATTCGAGGAAAATATTAATAGCATAAATAATTACAAAATAAATATCAGCTAGCATTAGCAAATAATTCTAACCAAATAAATATGAACTTAAAACTTTTACGCAAATTTTCTTGGGCGTTAACACTCATGACGATTATCAGTACATCGTTGTTCGCTCAACAGCGACAAATTACTGGTAAAGTTGTTGATAAAAAAGATGGGCAGCCCGTACCCGGAGTAACTGTCGGGATTAGAGGTAAAACCAACAATGTAAGCACAAATGACAAGGGAGATTTCGCCTTAATTGCAGACCCAGCGACAGACGTATTGGTTTTCTCTTTCGTTGGTTATGTAAGGCAGACGATACCATTAGCAGGCAAGACCAATATTTCAGTAAGCTTTGTGGAGGATAGTCAATCTCTAGATAACGAAGCTGTTGTTGTTGTAGGCTACGGTACCAAAAAGCGCAGTGAAGTGTTAGGCTCAATCGCTACAATCACTGGAGCGGAAATACAAGATATTCCTGCGCCAAATTTGGCTGGTGCTTTAAGAAATAGAATCGCTGGTGTTGGTGTAAGTCAAACCTCTGGTCGCCCAGGTTCTCCTATTACTTTAAATATTAGGAATTCAACGGTTTCAGAACAGGCAGCCCTAAACGGTGCAACTGCTGAACCGCTATATGTAGTTGATGGTATTACCGTAACACGAGATGCCTTTGATAACATCGATGCATCTATGGTTGAAAATTTGACCTTTCTGAAAGATGCTTCTGCATCAATTTATGGAGCATCAGGTGCTAAAGGCGTTGTTTTAGTAACTACAAAGAGAGGCAAAATCGGTAAACCTAGTATTACTTACAATGGTTATTTGGGGATATCGGATGCCGCACAGGTGCCAGAAATGTTATCAGGTTACGACCATGCATCTCTATTAAATGATACCTATCGTTATCAAAATACGGCAACAGCCGGATTATCGAATTTCTTTTCTCCAGAAGATTTAGAGTACATTAAAACCCTTAATTATAAAAGCTGGTACGATGAAGTTTGGCAAGCATCAACTATGCAAAGGCATAATGTTGGTATTTCTGGCGGTAGCGATAAGATTACGTTTTTTGCTGGCGGAAATTATCAAAGTGAAAATGCAAATTACGCAGGTTTAAAATTTGATAAATATGGTTTTAGAAGTGGTGTAACAGCTAAAGTTGCAAATGGTTTAACAGCAGATGTAAATTTTAACGTTGATTTTAATACCAGAGAACAGCACCATAACGCTACGGATAATGATGCTGCATTCTTTGAACGAATTGTAAGTATTCCTAGATGGGTACCAATCAGCATCAATGGTACCTATGTTAATTATAGTGCTAATAATAGTACAATTAATCCACTAGCTGTTGCAGAGTCTGGTTATTATAACAATGGCAGCTCAAAAGGATATAGAATAAACACGAGCTTAACTTATCAACCTACTTTCTTAAAAGGTTTTACTGCAAAGGTTCAAATTTCTCAGGCAAGCGGATCTTCAAAAACTACACAATATATTCCGCCATATAGACTTGGAAATTTTGTTAGAAGTGGAAACAATGCACAATTGTTTACTGATCAATTGGTAAATACGTCAGCAACTTCGGGTTATTTCGAGCCTACAAGTGCAACGAGTGCTACAATTACACCTGGTGTATCTGAAACTAATAGTTACCAAGGATTTTTAACATTGCAATACGCTAGAACATTTGGAAAGCACTCATTTAACTTATTGGCAGGAGCCGAGCAAAGTGAGGGAAATTCACAAGCATCAACCGTTCGTTATAGCAACCAGTTAATTCCAAACATAGATCAATATTGGGCTTTTGACGCCACAACTTTAACTCGTCAAGATTTTTCTAGAACTGCTGTTTCAAAACGTTCAGGTTTTAGTCGTTTTGATTATGATTACGACAAGAAGTATTTATTTGAGGTTATTGCACGTATAGATGCATCATCTAACTTTGCCCTTGGAAATCGCTGGGGCGTTTCGCCAAATGCAGGTCTTGGTTGGGTAGTCAGTCAGGAAGATTTTTTTAAAAATACCTCTTTCTTAAGCTTTATTAATTTTTTGAAGTTAAAGGTTAACGTTGGTATTACAGGAGACGATAGGATAGGTGCACGTTTATGGCAAGATAGGTTCCTGATAGATGTAACTAACGGTTATCTTTACGGGAACTCTAATCAAAACAGTTTAAACCGTTCGCGTTTAGCTAATCCCGATATTACTTGGGAAAGGAAAAGAACAATCAATGTTGGTTTAGAAACTTCGATGTTTAATAACAAATTAGACCTTAGTATAGAACTATTCCAAAACAAAAATTATGATGCGTTTGACTTAGGAGGTAACAACCTATTTCCACAATACTTTGGTACAGCAGCACCGATTATCAATTACAGAGAAACGTACAATTGGGGATCAGAATTTAGCGTTAGCTACAAAGCAAAACTGACTACAGATTTAAACCTTAATGCCAGCATGAACTTTGGCTATGGTAATTCTATTGTAGATAGAGTACTCTATGCACCGGGTAACCTAATCAATAATGTAGCGCCAGATTGGCAAACTCAGTTTGGAACAGATCCACGTGTTTATAACGCAAGCAATATTGGTTTAAAAACAATTGGAATGTTTAGAACACAGGCAGAAGTAGACTCTTGGATGGCGAAATACCCTAACTATCGATTATATGATCAAGTTCCACAAGCAGGGTGGTTATATTATGAAGATAGCAATGGTGATGGAATAATTAGTGATAGTGATATGTTACCGATGTTCAAAAATACGAACGCTTTCTTCTCGACAGGTATTTCTTTAAATTTAACCTACAAAAATTTTGCGCTGAATACAAATATTAATGCACGTTTTGGTGGTAAAGTATTTTATGATAGTAGGGCTAGAATTGCCCCATCTCCAACGAGAAATATTTTAACCATTTGGACAGACCGTTGGACACCTGAAAACCCAACACAAGGTAAATTCCCACGTTTTGATGATCCAACCCTAACTAAGAACTCAGATTTTTGGGCGGTTGATGGTACAATGATTCGTATAAATACCATGACTTTGAGTTATAAAGCACCAACAGCATT is drawn from Pedobacter mucosus and contains these coding sequences:
- a CDS encoding sodium:solute symporter, which codes for MKGLPIIDLAIIFIYLVGMILVGVYFSRKNKNSEQFTKASGLIPGWAIGLSIYATFLSSNTFLGVPGKAFGGNWNAFVFSISMPLAAWIASKYFVPFYRNTGEISAYTHLENRFGAWARVYAVICFLLTQLARMGSIFFGIALSLQALTGYSMQMIMIVMGICIIIYTVLGGIEAVIWTEVVQAVVKTLGALLILYLIITNMPGGVSKIVEIGKSANKFSLGSLKFDFANSSFWVVLLYGFFINLNNFGMDQNYIQRYHTASSNAAASKSIWLCVWLYVPASLLFFIIGSCLYAFYNVHPELVEVIKHQVAIERLPIHSSATKILEVQNALQPSDYGDKIMPHFMVTKIPIGLVGLIVSAILSAAMSTISSGMNASATVFSVDIYKRYFKPNVTDKQNLSLLHVATIGFGLLGMIAGIAMIGVKSILDVWWELSGIFAAGMLGLFLLGIISKKTKNHEAIIATMIGIAVIIWLTLSALLPSEYEMFRNPLHKNMTIVIGTLTIFLMGITLTKFKNRKLTS
- a CDS encoding dihydrodipicolinate synthase family protein, with protein sequence MENSKKGFIPVMLTPFLSNGNIDYPALTQLTEIYLQAGASGLFANCLSSEMFELTEIERIQAIKHIIKVVNGSVPVVATGTFGGAINKQADFVKEVSGTGVEAVIAITGLLAEENDSDEIFNERVFELLNKTEQIAIGFYECPVPYKRVLKPQQLASFVNTGRIIYHKDTSLNLNQIKEKLRLTEGSNFGLYDAYMVHAVESLKAGSSGLSCIQGNYFPELIVWLCEHYDDKNSDLQVQMVQNFLNDNMDVMHNVYPIVSKYFLQKRGLNISTFTRRDVGIFTPAIVKQVDTLFDAYTLLKNDLSIDVFV
- a CDS encoding AraC family transcriptional regulator, which translates into the protein MKPHFHKVPITLQSSFSIRHDIKPDFGNIWHYHPELELHYIIKGEGVRFIGDNISNFVPDEMILIGENLPHTWRCKDEYFQNNAALNTEAMVVHFLPDCLGKYMLTLPEAYLIPKLFEKAKSGMVINGKAKDKLIELMKSAISATNLDRIIILLSIIQILAETDEYETIVNSKNTFYQSNESETLRINKICNYTLSNYKKDITLEEVASLSNLSITSFCRYFKLMTKKTFYDFLIEIRVSHACRFLIENKLPTEMICFDCGFNNVSNFYRHFKKVTGMTPLDYKRKYLN
- a CDS encoding DUF3826 domain-containing protein; protein product: MRLSISILFFMLFAFTKGFAQNNPVADKDAYQKVITERADKIVASIGVEANKIEKVRNVIRDQYSNLNDIYASRDLKVKEIKLKNADQKVERDSALAKETRNVEAALAKLHKKYIAKLSAHLTDDQIDKVKNGMTYNILPITYVAYQEEILTLTEAQKKQILIWLTEAREHAIDAESSDKKHAWFGKYKGRINNYLSAAGYDLKKEGVEWEKRRKAKAQAN
- a CDS encoding SusC/RagA family TonB-linked outer membrane protein, whose amino-acid sequence is MNLKLLRKFSWALTLMTIISTSLFAQQRQITGKVVDKKDGQPVPGVTVGIRGKTNNVSTNDKGDFALIADPATDVLVFSFVGYVRQTIPLAGKTNISVSFVEDSQSLDNEAVVVVGYGTKKRSEVLGSIATITGAEIQDIPAPNLAGALRNRIAGVGVSQTSGRPGSPITLNIRNSTVSEQAALNGATAEPLYVVDGITVTRDAFDNIDASMVENLTFLKDASASIYGASGAKGVVLVTTKRGKIGKPSITYNGYLGISDAAQVPEMLSGYDHASLLNDTYRYQNTATAGLSNFFSPEDLEYIKTLNYKSWYDEVWQASTMQRHNVGISGGSDKITFFAGGNYQSENANYAGLKFDKYGFRSGVTAKVANGLTADVNFNVDFNTREQHHNATDNDAAFFERIVSIPRWVPISINGTYVNYSANNSTINPLAVAESGYYNNGSSKGYRINTSLTYQPTFLKGFTAKVQISQASGSSKTTQYIPPYRLGNFVRSGNNAQLFTDQLVNTSATSGYFEPTSATSATITPGVSETNSYQGFLTLQYARTFGKHSFNLLAGAEQSEGNSQASTVRYSNQLIPNIDQYWAFDATTLTRQDFSRTAVSKRSGFSRFDYDYDKKYLFEVIARIDASSNFALGNRWGVSPNAGLGWVVSQEDFFKNTSFLSFINFLKLKVNVGITGDDRIGARLWQDRFLIDVTNGYLYGNSNQNSLNRSRLANPDITWERKRTINVGLETSMFNNKLDLSIELFQNKNYDAFDLGGNNLFPQYFGTAAPIINYRETYNWGSEFSVSYKAKLTTDLNLNASMNFGYGNSIVDRVLYAPGNLINNVAPDWQTQFGTDPRVYNASNIGLKTIGMFRTQAEVDSWMAKYPNYRLYDQVPQAGWLYYEDSNGDGIISDSDMLPMFKNTNAFFSTGISLNLTYKNFALNTNINARFGGKVFYDSRARIAPSPTRNILTIWTDRWTPENPTQGKFPRFDDPTLTKNSDFWAVDGTMIRINTMTLSYKAPTAFANKLGIGGARILLTGNNLWTLVNPLPYKDPYTSSAYDYPMLRTISLGLSVNL